The stretch of DNA ttgcctcttccAATTTCTGCTACCTCACTTTGTTTTTTAGTCATAAGAATATATAAAGGTTATGATGTTTAATgtattcttaatttatttatttttggtacaatgtATTCTTACTTTTAATTAGTTACCAAATGTATTTTTGGTACAATgtattcttaatttatttaaaaaaagaaactattaACTTTAATCAATTAGTTAGTTTTTAATACGATGAATGAAATCTTTTTGGTACATGAAAATAATTCAGTTGAAAAAGTTACCAAATGATTCGTGTCCAAATTCAACttgtttgaatttttgttgttaaaaactTGAATTTCCTAAAACATggatcaatataaaaaaatttacttaatTACTATCCACCActgtgtgtaaaaaaaatatggatcaatataaaaaatttacttaaaaaatattgtctataatattatattttttatagcgcacgtatcaaattatatttctttttgttactttgttatacaaaaattttaaaatatcttcACAAGTATCCAGCTATTGTTGTGAAATATATAATTGGATGCATataagtttaaaactttttataaaGGAAACTAAGAGCGTAAGTGGAGAATTTCACGTTTGATCAGTCCTACAAACTTTGTTATGCTCACGAAAATACATACACATAAATCTATATTTGTTAGATATCAAAGTGAATGTTTTGCcctattaaaaatttatataatgaAGGAAGTTATAAAGATGGCTTAGTGGCTGGGGTGGATGAGATGAAGACTGGAGTAATATTAAAATTGTGTAATAACAATACGATAAGTGATAATACCTAAATTCGAACCCTAATCTCTACATATTACATGTAATATTCCTGCCAACTAAATTATATTCACGGAGACAACAatactatagtttttttttttaatgctaatGGAAATATTCCACAAATTGCGTCACCTTATCTCCCCTCACCTCTAATGGTTATTAACAATATTATGTGattatcattattatattttatttattaaggttttaatatataatattataatatttaatataatatttgtcaGAAAAATAGTTAACATAATCAACAGGTCAGCAATTATCTTTCAGTTATGAGCTCTGTGATAAGCAATGGGTCAGCAATAGTGGCATTTTCAATGCCAAATTGCTTACACGATAGACACTTTGGTAATATACGACCAAGCATAAGAACTAAAAGGTGTGACATCAAttactaaataaaattttaagatatAAGAATACACCTAGTTTTGTACTATAGTAATATAGTTTTTGACACAAGGCATTCAATCATGATTCTACTGGttcatataatattaatttatcttCAAGCTTTGTGAGGCCAACACCAAATATGGATAGCTTTGTGAGGAACATACAAAATCTTAAAGAATCTCGGTTAGGAAAACTATCTTATACGAGAAGCATTGAACACTAAACGTAGATAGTTTCCTAACCGAGATTCAAACTTTTGTTTGTCAATTCAGTTTTATTACATGACTAAATGTTTGACTACCAAATGTTTGAAAATTGAACTATGAGCTGTTCAACAATTGAGAACATGCTTCCAACCATTAAACCGAgcaaaaattattcaaaaaataaaataaacactaACTCATAACATTCCATTATACAATATTTAGTGTTGTATCTGACTAATCAACAACTTAATAATAGGTAGAGTATAAAACACTTCATTCCCAAGTCAGATAAAGCAAAGATCAAATTGGGAAAAtagaactaaaatcttatgTTATGAATGATAGTTTTCCTcttgttattttttcaatgcGATCTTACAACAGTAGCTAGGTTGAGGTTTCAGCAGCATACCGACATATACAGCTACATAAATTTACAAAAATGTTGgcaaaatttaaaaagaaatgaaatgcATATAGTTTATCATATGAACGTCGTCATCACTCATTAGTCATCACCCTTTCTTCCTCTATACAAGACTCAGCAGATAGATAATAAATCTGCTTGCTTTTAGCTAACAACCGATGGAGATGATGACAGTTTAGTCCAGAATAGCTAGCTACCAATCTCTTCAACATGCTTCTCTACTAAAACAAAAAGTTGTAGTTGATACTGTCATAAAATGGGAATTCGGATGCTTTCATTGTTAAGATGGATTTCATTTTGCACAGCCTTGGCAGCAGCTGCTCTAGCTGCATTTGCTGCTCTATTAGCTGCTGATACTGCTCTATTAACTCTTTCATCTACCTTCGCTACATCATAGGCTTTCTCAGCTGCTCTTCTAGCTTCCTGTTTGTTCACAAAGAAACTCAATTAATAACCAAAGCTCATCATGATACTGCAAAATATCTATCTGTTTGCAGTTTTTTGTCTTgtctttcctttttttatacaaatacaCTAATGTCGAAGTATCTGTCCTAGCCTTCTAAAATATTTGACAGCAAGGAATTTAGACAGAATGAGATGGCATGCCTATTGATTATCGGATGATCAAGTGACTCATACCCTTTATGTTTCAAACAAGAACCTTAggttttatttgaaattttaaaaaaaaaaattgaaagaaaagcGTCCTTACTTCTTAATACTTCAATCACActtaataattcatttttaaaaacattttatagtGTCCTtaatttcaaaaagaaaagtttGCCCTCCCCCCTCCCCCTTCAAAACCCAACTCGCAAACAAATCCTCATAGTCTAGCAGAATTCAAACAAAAACCTGGCCAATTTTTCTGTGATGCATAGCATTGTTATGTTTTTCCCCCCTCATGGATTCAGTAAAGAATGATTCACATGCAGTGACAACAAGCAACCTTTGAACATATCTACCTCATATGAAACTTAAGACAGATGGAAACCAGTATAtgaattattttcaaatttcccagtaaaaaattacactaaaacACAACAGATACCAATCAGAATTTTGAACAAGTCAAATGTTAAACAGAGAAAAGATTGACACATCATTCTGATTATTCTAGGCCAATGTGCAGATACATAAGagaaaatattcaaaatcattcatcttttttcttttagtgTTAGCTAGGGAAAGAACATTTAAGAATAGATTGAggtaaatattataaataaacaaagtACGTACCTGCACTACATTAAGTACTCTGGAGTGATTGACACCAACAGGGGAAACAGGAAATGTGGCATTCTGTGTGCTTGGAACATCAAGGACTCCATTTTGCCAGTGACCAGATTGGGTTTCTCCATTTCTAAACGTATACATTCCAAGACCTTGTCTTTTCCCCTCATGCCAGGTTCCTTCATAACGATGACCATTTGCAAAACAATATACCCCAAATCCATGCATCTTGTCTGCGCAATATTCACCGGCATATGTATCTCCATTTCTAAAGATATGGAAAATGAAAATAGTCAGTTCCCACAAAATAGAGTTATATGAATGCCCTACAGAAATCAATTCAACAATAATGCACTAATGGTGATTCCTTAGAAGAGACGAATCCTACATTTGAGACAAATAAGAAGGATGCATTATGCATAATAGGATTAGGAACCATTATTCACTAAAAGCACGCCCAGAATCATACCCATTGAAACaattgcaataaaaaaaaataaaaaaaaaaaaaacagaattggTGGCAGTGGCATTAGTGTTGCTTTGCTTATGGTCAACAAACAAGGTATCCATCAAAACATATGATTGGGgtaacttttctttttttttatttcttcgcACAGTTGATGTTAATCCACTAATATATCAGTTCAAAATTAATGCACTAATTACAATTCCTTAGAAGAGAGGCAACCTATATTCGAGAAAAATCAGAAGAATGCAGCATAATAGGATTAAGCACCACAATTCATTAAAAGCATACACAGAATTTATCAGCCTATattcttatcaaaaaaaattatcagccATAAAGGTGTCAAAACCCATCAGTCTGCTAGGAATTGGAGAAACCTATAAATCCAATTACAAACCAAAGAATGGTGAGAGACAGATTAACATGacctactccctccggtcttaattataagcaaatattcacttttcagattcattgaataactaatgtatctgaaaagtgaatatttgcttataattaaggccagagggagtatttatttattatgccGGTGTCATGTATGATTCCCCGAGTTCATGCTTATCTTTTCCTGCTTCACTATTCCTTAAAACCAAAATCTATTTGACCTAATATTAGGGCCAAGCTGCTGAGCAAACTACTcatatcaacaaacaaacataGCTGAAACTAAAGAAAATAACCGAAACAACGAAAACAGCACAACAAATAAATGTAATGAACTAAAAGCAAATATCTTAACTAGAAATGAATAGAGATATTTATATACCTAAAATGATAGTGACCAAGACCATGTTTAACACCCCATTTAAACTGACCAACAAATCTACCACCATCATCAGAAGTATGAATACCAGAACCATGACAGTGACCATTAAACCACTGACCAGCATAAACATCAGCAGTATAAAATCTATAAACACCAAAACCATTTCTGAAACCATCTCTATACATACCCTTATATCTACTTCCTTTTGACCAAATCTCAACACCAAATCCATCATATTTACCATCAATCCAATCACCTTCATATCTTCCACTCATATTATAGTAATAAACACCACTCCCATTACATTTCCCTCCTTTCATTTCACCTTCATATACGTCACCGTTCGAATAAACTCTAACTTCCAAAACCACCACCGTGCTTGCTTCTTTCCGTTCCCTCCTCCTCCGCTTCCACCGCTGGAGTGTCAAAACAATAGGAAGCGAGGGAGTTGATTTGAACTTGAATTtgagtgagagagagaagaaaagtGCGGCGGAGAAAGCGAAAGCGGAGAGGAAGTTGAAGATGAAGGAGTGAGTAGGAGGAGAGAGTAGAAAGTAGAAGAAAGGGAGTGATAAGAGGAGGATGAGACGGAGACGGTGGCGGAGACGGCGGAGTGCGGCGAGGGAGATGGAGTGTAAATAAGAAGGTTTGGGAAATTGGGGGAAATAGTTTGATTTGGAATGTTTGAGTTTGTTGATTTTaggattatgattatgattatgaattGGTGGATTTGAGTGATTTTGTTGTTTGTGATGAATTGAAATGGAATTGAATTTAGGGTTGAAATCGGAAGAGATTCCGGTACTTTCTTTTCCGATCTGAATTTCTGATTTCTTTTGATGCATTACATCAATCAATTACTTCATCTATCAACTTTTACTTTCTTCTTCTGAACTTTCTCTTTatatttgtttctctttttgttTGGTTATGACTTATGAATGAATAGAAatgaatatgatgatgatgttttaTGTTGCGTTGCGTTTTGTGTTTGAAATGCGGCGCCTGCTCGTCGTTTTAATTAAGGTACCCCATTATTTTCTTGATTAACAAGGaataattaaaacttttttaaaaaataaaggaataaTTAATACTAGTACTATACTTCTTTTatattatccttttttttttggtaagttttATATATTCCATTTGCGTTCTTGCTTAATGTGCTAAAAAATTACGgaataatttttgttgtactCTACTTAGTTTATGGGACAACCAGCTATACTAAATTATTATTTCCTCTGGtcattaatataagaaaaagttactaactttttagatttatggaATGAtcgatgtatttggtctaaaaaatAGAGCACGTACATTAAACAttctataaatctaaaaaacaaactctctcttatattaaggaccaaaGAGAATAGTTGGTTTTCTTGGGAATGTTGCATATAGGAATAATTAGGGATGCAACTGAAAAATATTgcattaaaaaatgaaaatgacattttaaaacaaaattttatttctaaAGTATCACTTATTTTTGAGACAAATGGATTATTAGTTAATAAActattgatatttttataaataaaaaaaatcatttagaaTATAGTACTATAATATGtaaacttttgtaaaaaaaatatatatgattaaaatataaaacttcAAATTTATAGACTAAAGTATATAGTTgaaatattgtattttatatataaggtcGGAATTTgaatacaagtttttttttgtgtgtaaaaaaaaaatcttaaaatgtGAATTTATAGTCACTAAATTacttgacataaaaaatatttaaccatttttatttactattttacttTCCGCCCACTTTATTTCTTTTCCAATTCAAACAGAGCATTCAACAATTGCTTTCTCTCTCACTCTCAGTCTACGGGTCAAAGAACACACTTTAGTTCCGGTTTCAGAACTTCAACATTGGATTTCACCGTCAAAGGTACTGTTGTTTATGTTGCTTCCACTTATTCAATGTCGTgatccttttttcttttcttttttgggtaAATGAATTGTTAATAGTATTAGTGGAAGATGGTGAGCAATCAAATAGTATGATATGATGCAATTGGTTTCTTTCTGCTGTTTCTCAATTatcaaaagtttatattttttttccattttgtgAAGCATCTTGTTGACATGCAATGttgttttcttctcttttttctacctttttagtttttagtttttgcATGAACcaaatttccatttttgttaaacatatatgacctatgaagcacggacacgaCATAGATACTGATACGTCAGACAataatattttgagaaaatgacataattcaatgaaATCATAAGTGTCGCTGTCGTGTCGGTCGTGTCTGACACCATGACACGCCTAATTTGAGGAGTATACGTTCTTCATAGTATATGAATGCTTCGGTAGCTTAGCTGGCAAAACCAATCCTCTTAAATTGGATTATAAGCTGATTTTTGTGTTCATGATTTTCTGTTTTAGAATAATTGAAAAGGAGGAGAATCAAATCAATCCTATTTGTTGAACAACAATGAGTGCAGTTCAGATTTGTCTAAACCATTCAATTTCTCAATCACCTTACAAACTaagtcaatttttcaatttgGAGAGAGAGAACAATTTGGTTAGAGGAAGATCAGTTATTCGGACTAATTTCCGGAGGGATGTTGTGACTGCATGTCTTAATGTGGATGTTAGTGCAGCTAAAGCTGGGAAGATAGCATCGGAGAAGACGAAGGAACTGATTGAGATGGAAGGGAAGTTTTTGGTGGGGACATATGCAAGAGTACCAGTAGTGCTCGAGAGAGGGAAAGGTTGTAAGGTGTATGATGTTGAAGGGAGAGAATATTTAGATTTCAGTGCCGGCATTGCTGTCAATGCACTAGGACATGGTGATGCCGATTGGTTGAAAGCTGTTGTAGATCAAGCTAGTACTCTTACTCATACCAGCAATGTTTTCTACTCAATACCTCAGGTTGGCATCAATCAATTTTCTATTTGTATCTGAGTTATtattagggtctgtttggatcaacttatttgagcttatctactaacataagtagtacttgtgagactgtttgagagaGATTATGAATACAATTTATGAAATGTCTTTAAGCTGTTttaagcttattttcataagctctcacGGATAGCTTATGataacaacttatagcttatatgaaaagtGTAGTTGTTTACAATGAATAATCCATACTTCCATACTTCTATATAGTTTTGGATTTCTTTAATATGTGCAACACATGCATTGCATAACATAGCCTTATAAATGCTTTTTAGAGAATTCGTTCATTTTTCAATATCTGTGTTGGATCACTCGAGGTTGGAATGGTGATGATATTATGTGCTATTATACTGTTCCCTTAATCTGGTATGTCAGCTATTATTTTGGCATTGATGCAGGTAGAACTTGCAAAGCGTCTAGTGGCTTCTTCTTTTGCGGATCGTGTATTTTTTGCAAATTCTGGAACTGAAGCAAATGAGGCAGCTATTAAATTTGCAAGAAAGTATCAGAGACACACAACagctaataaaaaattaccaGCAACAGAGTTCATAGCTTTTAGTAATTGTTTCCATGGTAGAACCTTGGGTGCACTTGCTTTGACGAGTAAAGAGCAATACAGAATACCTTTCGAACCTGTTATGCCTGGAGTAAACTTTATAGAGTATGGAAATGTGCAGGCTTCTATAGAATTGATTAAGCAAGGAAAGATTGCTGCAGTTTTTGTTGAACCTATCCAAGGAGAAGGTGGAATTTACAGTGCTACGAAAGAATTTCTACAATCTCTTCGTAATGCTTGTGATGAAGCTGGGACACTTCTCGTGTTTGATGAGGTATCCACTagctaatattttttattttttcaaacagAAAATTTTGCTTACGTAActagcaaataaataaatccgGTTTTcacttttaaatattatttttgtctctGTATGATGCATGAGAAAATATTGTCCAATATCTGGATAATAACATCATCACTTGAAATGGTTTGTTGGTTGATCTTTGCAACTTTCAgttcatttgattattattgTTCATTGAACGATTGTGAGGATGAAACTAAGTAGCTCCGACACTTTAGATTGATGGCGTGTTCAGTGTCCAACCAATACAATACCGGCACAAGTAGTTATGTTCAATTACTTCAtgtttatcaaattattattagtgttgGCGTGTCGGTGTCAGTATCGTATTTTGTGTATGTGATCGTTCTTCATAGGGATGAAATTGTCTAGTATCACGATTCATGATATCCTTCCAGTAAATCTGCAGAAATTTGTTAATATTATTCTGTCAATTCAACTAGCATATGCTTTTTGTGAATCTGTAGGTTCAATGCGGTTTAGGACGATCAGGGTTTCTTTGGGCTCACGAGGCATACGGTGTCTTCCCAGATATGATGACACTTGCGAAGCCTCTTGCTGGAGGCCTACCTATTGGGGCAGTACTAGTGACAGAGAGAGTTGCTTCTTCCATAAACTACGGAGACCACGGAAGCACTTTTGCAGGAAATCCTCTTGTTTGTAATGCTGCTCTCGCTGTTTtggataaaatatcaaaacctGATTTCCTGTCTTCAGTATCTAACAAAGGACTCTACTTCAAAGAATTACTTAAGCAGAAGCTTGGTCGAAACCGACACGTGAAAGAAATCCGCGGTCTTGGACTAATTATAGGAATTGATTTAGATGTACCTGCTTCACCGCTCGTAGATGCGTGTCGAAATTCCGGTCTTTTAGTATTAACTGCCGGGAAGGGAAATGTCGTCAGGCTTGTTCCACCGTTGATCATAACGGAGAAGGAGCTTGAACAAGCTGCCGAAATTCTGTGCCAAAATTTACCAGCTCTTGATGAGAGTAATCAAAACTAGGTAAGAATATTGTAGTGTATCTTGAGCAACTTCTGTATCTTGTTTCTTGAATAATAATGCATGGCAGATCATAGTGTATTCACTTTGTCACAGTTATCTGTGGCGTTTTGGTCATATCTTAACAATGAATTTGTGTTCTATTGTGACATTATcagtataatttatttaagttCTCTTCTTTTTGTAGATTTAGTTGTTCACAGGCTTGTCTTTCTCAATCACAAAAGCCTCTAATAGCTGCTATAACACGCCTTATATTAGATttactatttctatttttttgacatattaTATTACTATGATGACTTATTTAGTGTAGTTTTCCTCTTGACTTTCGACATTAGGCCTGGCAATAGGGCCGGGCGACGACGTGTTTTCCATTCTGCGTCCTCAAACTTGATGGAGTTCAGGTATCTCCGTATCCATTCCAATCTTCGAAAGGGGTAAAAAATAGAACCCCAACCCATATCTGATCGGGTTCAAATATCCCCGCCCCACCTCATCCCAGTATAAACTTGTCCtgcatttttctctttttgtatGTTGTGATACAATTGTGTACATTTGATCCAATCATTAGATACCTATTAAGGGTGTATATGTATTGACCATATCTGAGTAAAATAAAGCAAATTTAGAGTTAAGACGATTACAATCAACAAACACCATACCAAAATTACATTGACCTCATTAATTCATGTATAcaagatattataaaaataattcacTGTGGAATTAATATTGCAAAGTAGggaaataacacaaataaatgCTATAAACTTCCAAAAACTTTTCGAGTCTTCTTCATCAACACTACTAATCCCTTGCCAGTTATGATTGACCGCGCTGCCAATTATATGCACCCATAAGATCAAAATGATGATAGCAGCTGTCTGCGAAACAAGGCCCGATGCTATAACCGATACAACACTCGTAAACAACAGCATGTATAAGACATCAAGCATGCTATTGTTAACAGGGTGGTTTAATGTATAACCATTGAGAGGAAGCCTACTTCCCAGATCCCGTCTTCGTCGCTTCTGtacataattataattaagagAATATTAACGATCGAGGGTCCTAAAGATAttgtgattaaaaaaattgatgcatAGTCCTATGAGTACTTggatattaaaatttgtatactAATAGTCAGGGATGAAATTATATGTTCCCCATAGACCACAAGAATCACAGAAACGGCCCTTGTTAGTGGTAAAAAAGAAGTAACTCATCAAATCCGCCACCATAAATGGACGGATGGATGGATATATGAAGCATAAATTATAAGTGTCCGGGAAGGTAATGTCGTCAGGCTTGTTCCACCGTTGATCATAACGGAGAAGGAGCTTGAACAAGCTGCCGATGAGAGTACTCAAAAGTCGGGGTTGAGATACCAGCTTTCTCATGCAACAATTGGACTCTTTACTTTTGTAGTTtcttatttaataaaaaaagtaaaagggAAGAAAAactaacttgtgcccttaagtcACTTGGTAGTGCCCTATAGATAGTAATTTTGTATGGAAAGTTGtgcattttatctttttaaaagttaaaCATATTAATTCTTTTGTTCAAGACATAATTGTTATTTGAAGTATACTTAACATGCGCTCTTAGGGCATATGTTAGCATCACCCAAAGTAAAAAGTTCAAATGTTGTTgaacttttgaaaatagttttaaGTGCATAGCAATGCGTGTATGGTGTCATAGatgtaattttcaatttgttgttcatttgtctttcattcataaatttacaaattaattttaattataaaaatgatgaaaacacaaataatataacgttgagttttaaaaaaactcaatattaaataaaaggtttttctatcatgtgcaactttgcacatgttaaaaaattcaatatagtAAGTTTGCATCAGAACTTGTGCATTTCAtattaaatgtttgattttataataaataataattatttttcattaaatagttactatttttggttactttaacatctgcaatattgcacatgttagacaaacccttaaataaaaatatacaattaattTTCTATCATTTTCATGTATAAAATACAACTCCAAGGGTATGCATCTCAATCACCAAGAATACTACCAACCAACTGCACCaccaatatattatgaaatttaaattaaaaaataaataaattttaaatattaatatatcatatacaatatatttttctcattttcatatattaaatatgacttttgTACTTGACTCTTGTAATCATGCAAACCAATCACCAAGAATACCACCaaccacaaatatatttttgaagaaattcaTTCTCTCTAATTCTTCATATATTAAATGACTCATAAATTCATACGTTATTATAATTCATACATGCtctgtcaaaataaataaattcatacaTGTTCTTCATACATGTCCtagaaatagaaaattatattgtaattcTCAATCCCAACCCTTATTACGTTATGTATTTTCTCTAATTCTTAAGTCTGTAAATttatttaagggaccaaactaTTACTCTCTTTTCAATTTGGTCTTAAACTTACTCTCTCTTCAATTCAGTTTTCAAACTATCAAAATATAGTAATTAGTCCTTAAACTAATATTAACCCATTAATTTAGTCCTCcgattcttttaaaaaaacatgagaaataatgatattttaagGACGTTGTTGATggattattaatattttagggactatttagtatatttttataGTTTAAAGATCAAATTGAAAAGAGGTCGATGGTTCAGGGATCGAATTAAAggttttatttttcctttctcaaaTGCAATTTATGTATCTTCTCAATTTTCAACATTTGTTCATCTAGAAATATTTTTCACGTAATTAATTTTGAAGAATGGTGCAAATTACGggttataaattatttttttttataaaatttacagATTATAAACTAGATAAAAGTAAAACTTCATTTTGTTCACCTAAAACTCTATTTGGTAGTTTTTGGAAGATTTGGATTCATTTTGAATAGACATTTCATAAGAAAACTTTGATAATATCAGAAGAATGAttcaatttggaaaaaattggTTTGAATAAAAAAACGTGTTGAATTAATTTAACTCGGTATAAGAGAAGGACTAACATGTCACCTATATGTTAACTTTAATTTGACAACTAATTTAGTATTAGATTTTGATATGCTatgaaaaaattatcaaaaaattgtGTGGGAACACCATATTGAAAAcatgtttttaataaaatcaaatattacaAATGTTATGGGATGAGTTTATAAGTtaaaattttgacatttctaATAATTGATGATACAAACATTAGAgaaatttgttaaattttgttt from Trifolium pratense cultivar HEN17-A07 linkage group LG5, ARS_RC_1.1, whole genome shotgun sequence encodes:
- the LOC123883341 gene encoding acetylornithine aminotransferase, mitochondrial-like; amino-acid sequence: MSAVQICLNHSISQSPYKLSQFFNLERENNLVRGRSVIRTNFRRDVVTACLNVDVSAAKAGKIASEKTKELIEMEGKFLVGTYARVPVVLERGKGCKVYDVEGREYLDFSAGIAVNALGHGDADWLKAVVDQASTLTHTSNVFYSIPQVELAKRLVASSFADRVFFANSGTEANEAAIKFARKYQRHTTANKKLPATEFIAFSNCFHGRTLGALALTSKEQYRIPFEPVMPGVNFIEYGNVQASIELIKQGKIAAVFVEPIQGEGGIYSATKEFLQSLRNACDEAGTLLVFDEVQCGLGRSGFLWAHEAYGVFPDMMTLAKPLAGGLPIGAVLVTERVASSINYGDHGSTFAGNPLVCNAALAVLDKISKPDFLSSVSNKGLYFKELLKQKLGRNRHVKEIRGLGLIIGIDLDVPASPLVDACRNSGLLVLTAGKGNVVRLVPPLIITEKELEQAAEILCQNLPALDESNQN
- the LOC123883340 gene encoding phosphatidylinositol 4-phosphate 5-kinase 9-like, with translation MHQKKSEIQIGKESTGISSDFNPKFNSISIHHKQQNHSNPPIHNHNHNPKINKLKHSKSNYFPQFPKPSYLHSISLAALRRLRHRLRLILLLSLPFFYFLLSPPTHSFIFNFLSAFAFSAALFFSLSLKFKFKSTPSLPIVLTLQRWKRRRRERKEASTVVVLEVRVYSNGDVYEGEMKGGKCNGSGVYYYNMSGRYEGDWIDGKYDGFGVEIWSKGSRYKGMYRDGFRNGFGVYRFYTADVYAGQWFNGHCHGSGIHTSDDGGRFVGQFKWGVKHGLGHYHFRNGDTYAGEYCADKMHGFGVYCFANGHRYEGTWHEGKRQGLGMYTFRNGETQSGHWQNGVLDVPSTQNATFPVSPVGVNHSRVLNVVQEARRAAEKAYDVAKVDERVNRAVSAANRAANAARAAAAKAVQNEIHLNNESIRIPIL